The genomic segment GTTTTAATATATTAAATGTATATTGATATTCTGAATGTAACATAAGTGTAATTGAGTTATTAAGATGTTTCAAAAATAACTGTATACATATTTATATTTGAAACGTCATAATAACAGGACCACTAACGGTGCATATATTCTAAGACATGGGAATGATAATATGTTTACAATTTCACCTACCCCTAAAATATGTTTTATAATGGTATGGTATAAATAAATTATTGGGTACAAATAACTAGTTAATTTAGGAGTGATATTTAATTTACTAGACCTGATGATTTTAGGAGTAAGAAAAGTAGTAAGAAAGAAAAAATGAACATTATGATATATCAGTTTTATTAAAAATGACCACGTGACAAAAAAGAAAAGGCATGTTAAAATAATATTAGTCCGAAAACGGACTAATACTATTTGAGGTGAACACATGGAGCAAAAAGCAATTGAAAAACAGTTTTTTAAATTTGTAATCCCGTCCATGCTGACTATGTTGCTGAACGGTCTTTATACCATCGTAGACGGATTATTTGTCGGTCACGCAGTTGGTGATATAGGTCTTGCGGGGATTGGTCTTGTTTGGCCAATTACTGCTTTACTGCTTGCATTGGGTATGGGAATTGGAGTAGGCGGCTCTGTCCTTATGTCCACTTACAGGGGGGCGAATGACAACCAAAGGGCTAATGAGGCAAGAGCGAATACTTTTTTTGCGTTACTTGCTGTAAGTGTAGTCGTTACTGCTTTTCTCGTAATTTTTAGTCCCACCCTTGTCAGAGCTATTGGAGCAACCGGAAAGATTTATGACGCCGCGATTTCATATATCCGTATCATTGCCATCGGTGGCAGTATGCAAATCATAGCTTCCGGTTTAATACCACTTATACGAAACAGCCACAAAACCGTGCAGGCAATGATTATTATGGGAGGTGGCTTAATTGTAAATATCGTATTGGACGCCTGCTTTACCATGGTGATCCCTATGGGACTTGCGGGAGCTGCCCTTGCAACGGTTTTGGCTCAAGCAATTACAGTTGTTTGCAGTATCATTTGCTTGTGGAAGCAAAAAGAAAACAAAATCGAGCGTTCTCAATTTAAATTGAACAAAAAGATGATTGGACGAATGATGCAAATAGGCATTTCGCCCTTTGGATTATCACTCATGCCCTCGCTCATTACCATATTTAATAACTGGCAGTGCCTTGCCTATGGCGGAGATTTAGCAGTTTCAGCGTATGCGGTTATCAACTACTTAATTGCTTCAGTCCTTTTGTTATTAGAGGGAATCGGAGAAGGCATGCAACCACTAATCAGCTATTGCAATGGATCGAAAAACTACAAAGCTATGAAAAAGATACGTAACAAAGGGTTTTTAGCGGTTGTCACATTCAGTGGTTTGTTTCTCTTGTTTTCAATCCCAGCACGAACACTGCTACCACAATTTTTTGCCACATCGGAAGAAACTGCAAGAATCATTGATTCGGCACTGCCAATCATCTGCGTTGCTTTTCCGATGATGGGCATTGGAAAGCTGTTTAGTTCCTATTTTTATGCCTGCGAAGAAACACTCTTCTCCACCTTGCTTGTTTACTTAGACCCTATTCTTTTCACACCATTGTGCGTTTTTACATTACCACATATTTGGGGGATTAAAGGGGTATGGATGGCACTTCCGGGGGCGCAGCTATTAACCATGATCCTATTGACTATTTTACTTATTGCCCATACAATGAAATTTAGAAGCAGGGAGGCGATTTTGTATGAGCAACGAAATTAAAGATCAGGTAAAAAGTTATTATGATTATTGGTTCGGGATCAGTGCATTCTATGAAAAATGGGCGAAGTCACACGGGCTTACATCAAATGCGCTTTTTGCGCTTTATACCATCCGTGAGTATCCAAATCAATGCACACAGCGGTTTATTTGCGAAAAGCTCCTGTTTCCCAAGCAAACAGTGAGTACCATTTTGGAAACCTTTGAGAAAAAAGGATATATCCGAAAAAAAGTCGCAGATGAGGATAAGCGAAACAAGTATATCCTGCTCACGGATGAAGGACGACAATATGCTGATGAGATTCTTTCGCACTTGTTTCATTTTGAGGAACGTGCATTACTAAAGATGGATTCTAATGAAAGAACAGCCATGATTAAAAACAGCCATGCTTTCTTAAAACAATTATTACAAGCGTTAGAAGTGGATTCAGAATAAAATGAGAAAAAAACATGTAAGATGTTACTCATTTCTTCTACCGAACAAAATCTGAATAGTTCGAAACAAATATGATCAGAATGTACCAAACCAGAAGAACGACCTACTAGTAGAATTGCTTATAAGAATTGAGAGTATTATTAACCAATATTTTTCAATTTGGTGCTTAAATGATTTGATCCAAATGTTAAAATAGCAATACTAAACCAAATGCGAGTAATTCTAATATTGATCCCGAATTGTTGAAGGGCGTTATTAACTTTCCGGGATCCATAACACTTTAGATTTCATTATTTTTTTTACCCCTTTATAAACCCAATAAACTGCTATTATACCTATAATATAGCGAATATTTATGGAGAAGACTATTATAGGGCTTAATTTCTATGATAATAATAAAAGTATTATCAAACCCATAGCACTACATCCAAATATAAAATTAGCAAGATTAGAATAATGTTTTTTTGAAAGTTCAAAAGCATTTTTACCTATATAATTTATCGATATAGAAAATATTGCAACTGCAATTAAACCGTTTAATAACATAGATAATGTGTAGTCATAAGTAACATTAAAATCAGGACTTACTTTTGCCAACTTAGGCAAGTATAAGAAAATAAAATCTACAGTGAAAATCATACAAAATCCTTCAATTGTAAGTCCTAAATACTTTTTAATTGTTTTTAGAACATGGGTTTTAGGATTTACAGCAGATATTATATTATCAGCGAATTTTTTATAATCCTCACCCAACATGCTTTTTACAGTATTACCTTCCTCTTGCCAATCTAAAAACATTCTCAATATATCACTAATAATTTCTTCTTGTTCTTCGTCACTTAAAGTACTTACCCTCAAATAACAAACTATATCTGTAAATATTCTATCATTTTCTTCTGTTAGACTCTTGCTCAACTTGAGGTTTTCTTTGATATCACTCTCTACATTACTCATATTTTTCCTCCTCATAATTTTTAAATATATTATATTTCACTTTGATGCTATTACACATCTATAAATGGTAAAATATACATGTTTTATGGTGATTGTGGTATAATTAAATAAATTATTTGTGCCAAATTTGTAGGAACGAATGAAGTTTGAGAAACTGGGTTTCTTATTTGAAGGACGATTATTGATGCAAATTTATAAATTGTGTATAATTTGTTCTTAAAAATAAATGATTATGTCAACATAGCAAAACATGATAAATTAATGTATTTTATATAGTTCATAGGAGTATGAGAACTTCTTGAATCATAACATATAAATAAGAGGGGATGAGTTTATGGGATTAATTACTTTAGATAAGGTTGAAAGGCTTGAAAAAAAATTAGATGATATTGAAAAACATTTAGTCAGACTAGAGGTAAAGATTGACAATGTAAGTGAAGAAAATAGTTCAATTAAAAGCATTGGAACAAACATAGTTGAAATGAAAAATCAAATATGGAAATTAAAAATATAAATACATTGTAATTCAAATTAGATTGTAATTGAATCAAGGTAGAAATTTAAGCTAATGTATAAGTGAAAGCTATGGATTTAAAATAGATGGAAGGTTAAGAGAACATTATTGGATTAATGAAAGTAAGTATGATCAATGTGTTTATTCTATTTTAAAATCTGAATTGTAATATATTATGGTGAATTTATAACCTAAACAATAATATATTTAGCAATTGCATTAGATAGCTCTTCATATGTATTATATTTGTACAAGTAGTAGTGTAGACAGATATTTATTAAAGTATAGTATCATGTAAAATAATGTTATTATATTTATAATAGCATTTTTAAAATGTAAAAAAAGATGAAGGAGTGATAATAGTGAGAGTAGAAGGATTAGAGAGGATATGTCCACTTTGTGGACAAGACAATAATTGTCAACATGGTCAAGGTGGATGTTGGTGTGATACAGTTAAAGTTCCTAAGTACATTTTAGATTTGATTCCTAATGATAAAAAGGGTAAAGCTTGTGTATGTAAGTCTTGTTTAGAAAAACACCAGAAATAAATGAAATTAGTGAATATATTAAACAGCGTTAATTTTAAATTTAGTTCACATTCTTCTTATATATCTTCGAAAGTACCCCCATGTCGTTAGATGTTGGGGTTAACATATTAAGTGTATATTAATAAACTGAAAGTAACACAATATCAATTGTGTTACTTTCAGTTTGGTCAAAATGTTTGTATAGTAATACTAAAACAAATGTCAATAATTCTAATGATTAAGAGCATCATCTCCAATTACAAATTTTCCTAATCTCTTAAATGGATATATAATAAACTGTGCTTTTCCTTTTATATCTTTACCATCTATGTACGGATTTTCCCATCTTCGGGCATCAAATGAATTAGCTCTATTATCTCCAAAAAACAAATATTTGTTTTCTGGAATTTTAAATTTTTTATCTAAATCCTCCATATATACTACATATGGCTCTTCAATTTTGCTTCCATTAATAAAAACTTGCCCCTTATTTTTTATAATAACTTCATCTCCTGGAAGTCCTATAAGTCTTTTTATTAATGGTATTTTTAATTCCTCAGAATCAAAAACTATTAAATCACCTCTTTTTAGGTTATCTTTATTATAAACTCTTGTAACGGTAATTTTATCGCCTATCTTTATAGTCGGATACATTGATTCCGAGGGAACTGTAATATTAAAAAATAGGAATTTATATATTAGAATTGCCAAGATTATTGCTACAAGTATGGGGAATAACCACTCTTTGATAAAATATTTTAAAAATTTCAATTATTTAACCTCCTCGTGAAAATTAAAATGCGATAGTTGGACTGAAAATAGTCATAAAAATACATATTAAAATCCATACCTGAATCAACAACTTCAAAAATTTTTCTGCAACCCAAGAAAGACAAGATAAACACCAACAACTGCGTTGATTTGAATTATAAAAAAGTTTTTGATATATTCTTTGTTTCGTTCCATCTGGAGGTTCAACTTCTACATCTATGAATTTAAACATTTCTTTTAAGAGTTTATCTTCTTTTATCATATAATTCATCTCCTGATATTTTGAGAAATTCTTTTTTAAAACTATTTTTTGATCTTTGTAATATGCCATCGATAGACTTTGGAGATT from the Clostridium sp. CM027 genome contains:
- a CDS encoding MATE family efflux transporter — its product is MEQKAIEKQFFKFVIPSMLTMLLNGLYTIVDGLFVGHAVGDIGLAGIGLVWPITALLLALGMGIGVGGSVLMSTYRGANDNQRANEARANTFFALLAVSVVVTAFLVIFSPTLVRAIGATGKIYDAAISYIRIIAIGGSMQIIASGLIPLIRNSHKTVQAMIIMGGGLIVNIVLDACFTMVIPMGLAGAALATVLAQAITVVCSIICLWKQKENKIERSQFKLNKKMIGRMMQIGISPFGLSLMPSLITIFNNWQCLAYGGDLAVSAYAVINYLIASVLLLLEGIGEGMQPLISYCNGSKNYKAMKKIRNKGFLAVVTFSGLFLLFSIPARTLLPQFFATSEETARIIDSALPIICVAFPMMGIGKLFSSYFYACEETLFSTLLVYLDPILFTPLCVFTLPHIWGIKGVWMALPGAQLLTMILLTILLIAHTMKFRSREAILYEQRN
- a CDS encoding MarR family winged helix-turn-helix transcriptional regulator — translated: MSNEIKDQVKSYYDYWFGISAFYEKWAKSHGLTSNALFALYTIREYPNQCTQRFICEKLLFPKQTVSTILETFEKKGYIRKKVADEDKRNKYILLTDEGRQYADEILSHLFHFEERALLKMDSNERTAMIKNSHAFLKQLLQALEVDSE
- the lepB gene encoding signal peptidase I; the encoded protein is MKFLKYFIKEWLFPILVAIILAILIYKFLFFNITVPSESMYPTIKIGDKITVTRVYNKDNLKRGDLIVFDSEELKIPLIKRLIGLPGDEVIIKNKGQVFINGSKIEEPYVVYMEDLDKKFKIPENKYLFFGDNRANSFDARRWENPYIDGKDIKGKAQFIIYPFKRLGKFVIGDDALNH
- a CDS encoding cysteine-rich CWC family protein; this encodes MRVEGLERICPLCGQDNNCQHGQGGCWCDTVKVPKYILDLIPNDKKGKACVCKSCLEKHQK